One stretch of Macaca nemestrina isolate mMacNem1 chromosome 17, mMacNem.hap1, whole genome shotgun sequence DNA includes these proteins:
- the LOC105472108 gene encoding pleckstrin homology domain-containing family H member 3 isoform X1, with the protein MPLPGGLWWLLCCRRGFTLLHRDYGDGELSGDGDEDEDEETFELRTPSPAGGGRGPLEVTLTQPVRSGPVSNRLQSWEETWSLIPEKGLPEDDPDIVVKGWLYREPRGGGARPWLPPRRAWFVLTRDSLDQFSSSGKGARRLGSLVLTSLCSVTGPERRRKETGLWSVTVSGRKHSVSLCSPRQAEAERWGVALREVIASKAPLETPTQLLLRDIQESCGDPEAVALIYLRNPILRHTSGALYAPLLPLPYGVSAPGPGYAPLREEAVRLFLALQALEGARRPGPLMQGVLQTCRDLPALRDELFLQLAKQTSGPAGPPGLPATQDPATLRYWQLLTCMSCTFRPGGAVRGHLLGHLERTEQALPDSELAEYARFIRKALSRTRGRELVPSLAEISALSQRQELLCTVHCPGAGACTVAIDSHTTAGEVARELVGRLGLARSRNAFALYEQRGTQERALAGGTLVADVLTRFENLAAEEAGLEDSPDSGWRLCLRLHGPLHPEGLSPDGHELPFLFEQAHALLLRGRPPPPDDTLRALAALRLQSLHRDFSPRVPLPRLDRLLPPPAPPREDLPRPTPRPPPSAALLAGALWSPGLAKRRAERARRGGAGRMAGSMAREGGGGAGTAAAVLGGWKRLRGMGRAEAMAAYLALAAQCPGFGAARYDVLELSTEPGGGAPQKLCLGLGAKAMSLSRPGETEPIHSVSYGHVAACQLMGPHTLALRVGESQLLLQSPQVEEIMQLVNAYLANPSPERPCSSSSRPCQDLPDTSPPSQHPGLDEPQGQSGCLGQLQD; encoded by the exons ATGCCTCTCCCCGGGGGACTGTGGTGGCTTCTCTGCTGCCGTCGAGGCTTCACTCTTCTGCACCGGGACTACGGGGACGGCGAGCTTAGCGGGGACGGGGACGAGGACGAGGACGAGGAAACCTTTGAGCTACGGACCCCGAGTCCAGCGGGCGGCGGGAGG GGTCCCCTGGAAGTGACACTGACTCAGCCGGTGAGGAGCGGGCCTGTCTCCAACAG gctgcagagctGGGAGGAAACTTGGAGCCTCATCCCGGAGAAAGGGCTGCCGGAGGACGACCCAGACATCGTTGTGAAAG GTTGGCTGTACCGGGAGCCCCGCGGAGGAGGGGCGCGACCCTGGCTGCCCCCGCGCCGAGCCTGGTTTGTGCTCACGCGAGACTCCTTGGATCAGTTCAGCAGTAGCGGGAAGGGGGCGCGGCGTCTCGGGAGCCTCGTGCTCACCAGCCTGTGCTCGGTGACCGGCCCAGAGCGCAGGCGTAAGGAGACAG GTCTGTGGTCAGTGACTGTGTCTGGTCGGAAACACAGTGTCAGCCTCTGCTCCCCACGCCAGGCAGAGGCTGAGCGCTGGGGGGTGGCATTGCGGGAAGTGATTGCCTCCAAGGCACCCCTGGAGACCCCCACCCAGCTACTGCTCAGGGACATACAG GAAAGTTGCGGGGACCCAGAGGCAGTTGCCCTCATTTACCTGCGGAACCCGATTCTGAGACACACTAGTGGAGCCTTGTACGCCCCGCTCCTGCCCCTGCCCTACGGAGTCAGCGCCCCAG GTCCGGGCTATGCACCCCTGCGCGAGGAGGCGGTGCGGCTGTTCTTGGCGCTGCAGGCGCTGGAGGGGGCGCGGCGCCCCGGGCCCTTGATGCAGGGTGTGCTCCAAACCTGCCGGGACTTGCCCGCGCTCCGGGATGAACTCTTCCTGCAGCTGGCTAAGCAGACCTCGGGCCCTGCAGGCCCCCCCGGGCTCCCGGCTACCCAAGACCCTGCGACCCTGCGGTACTGGCAACTCCTCACCTGCATGAGCTGCACCTTCCGGCCTGGGGGAGCTGTGCGGGGGCACCTCCTGGGGCACTTGGAGAG GACCGAGCAGGCACTCCCGGACTCGGAATTGGCGGAATATGCGCGCTTCATCCGGAAAGCGCTGAGCCGGACGCGCGGCCGAGAGCTGGTGCCCTCGCTGGCGGAGATTTCCGCGCTGAGCCAACGGCAGGAGCTGCTGTGTACCGTGCACTGTCCGGGGGCTGGTGCCTGTACTGTGGCCATCGACTCCCACACCACGGCGGGGGAG GTGGCTCGAGAGCTGGTGGGGCGGCTGGGCTTGGCCCGCAGCCGCAACGCATTCGCACTGTACGAGCAGCGAGGGACCCAGGAGCGAGCCCTGGCTGGGGGGACCCTCGTGGCCGACGTGCTCACCAGGTTTGAGAA CTTGGCCGCGGAGGAAGCTGGGTTGGAGGACTCGCCCGACTCCGGGTGGAGACTATGTCTGCGTCTTCACGGACCTCTGCACCCTGAGGGGCTGTCCCCAGACGGTCACGAACTGCCTTTCCTCTTTGAGCAG GCTCACGCTCTGCTGCTGCGGGGCCGGCCGCCCCCACCCGACGACACGCTGCGCGCCCTGGCGGCGCTGCGCCTGCAGAGCCTGCACCGGGACTTCTCCCCGCGGGTGCCCCTGCCCCGCCTGGACCGCCTGCTCCCGCCCCCGGCCCCGCCGCGCGAAGACCTGCCCCGCCCGACCCCCAGGCCGCCCCCCTCCGCTGCCCTGCTGGCCGGGGCCCTCTGGAGCCCGGGCCTGGCCAAGAGGCGGGCGGAGCGGGCACGGCGCGGCGGGGCCGGCCGCATGGCGGGAAGCATGGCCCGCGAGGGAGGAGGCGGCGCCGGCACGGCAGCTGCAGTGCTGGGCGGCTGGAAGCGGCTGCGGGGCATGGGCCGAGCTGAGGCCATGGCCGCCTACCTGGCCCTGGCGGCGCAGTGTCCGGGGTTCGGCGCTGCTCGGTATGACGTTCTGGAGCTGAGCACG GAGCCTGGTGGGGGTGCTCCACAGAAGCTATGCCTGGGCTTGGGAGCCAAGGCCATGTCTCTCTCCCGGCCGGGGGAGACAGAGCCCATCCACAGTGTCAGCTATGGCCATGTGGCCGCCTGCCAGCTAATGGGCCCCCACACTCTGGCCTTGAGGGTGGGAGAGAGCCAGCTCCTCCTGCAGAGCCCCCAG GTGGAAGAGATCATGCAGCTGGTGAATGCCTACTTGGCCAACCCCTCCCCCGAGAGGCCCTGCAGCAGCTCTTCTCGTCCATGCCAAGACCTGCCAGACACCTCCCCTCCCAGCCAGCACCCGGGCCTGGACGAGCCCCAGGGACAGTCTGGCTGCTTGGGGCAGCTGCAGGACTGA
- the LOC105472106 gene encoding C-C chemokine receptor type 10 — protein MGTEATEQVSWGHYSGDEEEAYSAEPLPELCYKADVQAFSRAFQPSVSLTVAALGLAGNGLVLATHLAARRAARSPTSAHLLQLALADLLLALTLPFAAAGALQGWSLGSATCRTISGLYSASFHAGFLFLACISADRYVAIARALPAGPRPSTPGRAHLVSVIVWLLSLLLALPALLFSRDGQREGQRRCRLIFPEGLTQTVKGASAVAQVALGFALPLGVMVACYALLGRTLLAARGPERRRALRVVVALVAAFVVLQLPYSLALLLDTADLLAARERSCPASKRKDVALLVTSGLALARCGLNPVLYAFLGLRFRQDLRRLLRGGGCPSGPHRRRGCPRRPRLSSCSAPTETHSLSWDN, from the exons ATGGGAACGGAGGCCACAGAgcag GTCTCCTGGGGCCATTACTCTGGGGATGAAGAGGAGGCATACTCGGCTGAGCCGCTGCCAGAGCTTTGCTACAAGGCCGATGTCCAGGCCTTCAGCCGGGCCTTCCAACCCAGTGTCTCCCTGACCGTGGCTGCGCTGGGTCTGGCCGGCAATGGCCTGGTCCTGGCCACCCACCTAGCAGCCCGGCGTGCAGCGCGCTCGCCCACCTCCGCCCACctgctccagctggccctggccGACCTCTTGCTGGCCCTGACTCTGCCCTTCGCGGCAGCAGGGGCTCTTCAGGGCTGGAGTCTGGGAAGTGCCACCTGCCGCACCATCTCTGGCCTCTACTCGGCCTCCTTCCACGCCGGCTTCCTCTTCCTGGCCTGTATCAGCGCCGACCGCTACGTGGCCATAGCGCGAGCGCTCCCAGCAGGGCCGCGGCCCTCCACTCCCGGCCGCGCACACTTGGTCTCTGTCATTGTGTGGCTGCTGTCGCTGCTCCTGGCGCTGCCTGCGCTCCTCTTCAGCCGGGACGGGCAGCGGGAAGGCCAACGACGCTGTCGTCTCATTTTCCCCGAGGGCCTCACGCAGACGGTGAAGGGGGCGAGCGCCGTGGCGCAGGTGGCCCTGGGCTTCGCGCTGCCGCTGGGCGTCATGGTAGCCTGCTACGCGCTCCTGGGCCGCACGCTGCTGGCCGCCAGGGGGCCCGAGCGCCGGCGTGCGCTGCGCGTCGTGGTGGCTCTGGTGGCGGCCTTCGTGGTGCTGCAGCTGCCCTACAGCCTCGCCCTGCTGCTGGATACGGCCGATCTACTGGCTGCGCGCGAGCGGAGCTGCCCTGCCAGCAAACGCAAGGATGTCGCACTGCTGGTGACCAGCGGCTTGGCCCTCGCCCGCTGCGGCCTCAATCCAGTGCTCTACGCCTTCCTGGGTCTGCGCTTCCGCCAGGACCTGCGGAGGCTGCTACGGGGTGGGGGATGCCCCTCAGGGCCTCATCGCCGCCGCGGCTGCCCCCGCCGGCCCCGCCTTTCTTCCTGCTCAGCTCCCACGGAGACCCACAGTCTCTCCTGGGACAACTAG
- the LOC105472108 gene encoding pleckstrin homology domain-containing family H member 3 isoform X2, which yields MPLPGGLWWLLCCRRGFTLLHRDYGDGELSGDGDEDEDEETFELRTPSPAGGGRGPLEVTLTQPVRSGPVSNRLQSWEETWSLIPEKGLPEDDPDIVVKGWLYREPRGGGARPWLPPRRAWFVLTRDSLDQFSSSGKGARRLGSLVLTSLCSVTGPERRRKETGLWSVTVSGRKHSVSLCSPRQAEAERWGVALREVIASKAPLETPTQLLLRDIQESCGDPEAVALIYLRNPILRHTSGALYAPLLPLPYGVSAPGPGYAPLREEAVRLFLALQALEGARRPGPLMQGVLQTCRDLPALRDELFLQLAKQTSGPAGPPGLPATQDPATLRYWQLLTCMSCTFRPGGAVRGHLLGHLERTEQALPDSELAEYARFIRKALSRTRGRELVPSLAEISALSQRQELLCTVHCPGAGACTVAIDSHTTAGEVARELVGRLGLARSRNAFALYEQRGTQERALAGGTLVADVLTSLAAEEAGLEDSPDSGWRLCLRLHGPLHPEGLSPDGHELPFLFEQAHALLLRGRPPPPDDTLRALAALRLQSLHRDFSPRVPLPRLDRLLPPPAPPREDLPRPTPRPPPSAALLAGALWSPGLAKRRAERARRGGAGRMAGSMAREGGGGAGTAAAVLGGWKRLRGMGRAEAMAAYLALAAQCPGFGAARYDVLELSTEPGGGAPQKLCLGLGAKAMSLSRPGETEPIHSVSYGHVAACQLMGPHTLALRVGESQLLLQSPQVEEIMQLVNAYLANPSPERPCSSSSRPCQDLPDTSPPSQHPGLDEPQGQSGCLGQLQD from the exons ATGCCTCTCCCCGGGGGACTGTGGTGGCTTCTCTGCTGCCGTCGAGGCTTCACTCTTCTGCACCGGGACTACGGGGACGGCGAGCTTAGCGGGGACGGGGACGAGGACGAGGACGAGGAAACCTTTGAGCTACGGACCCCGAGTCCAGCGGGCGGCGGGAGG GGTCCCCTGGAAGTGACACTGACTCAGCCGGTGAGGAGCGGGCCTGTCTCCAACAG gctgcagagctGGGAGGAAACTTGGAGCCTCATCCCGGAGAAAGGGCTGCCGGAGGACGACCCAGACATCGTTGTGAAAG GTTGGCTGTACCGGGAGCCCCGCGGAGGAGGGGCGCGACCCTGGCTGCCCCCGCGCCGAGCCTGGTTTGTGCTCACGCGAGACTCCTTGGATCAGTTCAGCAGTAGCGGGAAGGGGGCGCGGCGTCTCGGGAGCCTCGTGCTCACCAGCCTGTGCTCGGTGACCGGCCCAGAGCGCAGGCGTAAGGAGACAG GTCTGTGGTCAGTGACTGTGTCTGGTCGGAAACACAGTGTCAGCCTCTGCTCCCCACGCCAGGCAGAGGCTGAGCGCTGGGGGGTGGCATTGCGGGAAGTGATTGCCTCCAAGGCACCCCTGGAGACCCCCACCCAGCTACTGCTCAGGGACATACAG GAAAGTTGCGGGGACCCAGAGGCAGTTGCCCTCATTTACCTGCGGAACCCGATTCTGAGACACACTAGTGGAGCCTTGTACGCCCCGCTCCTGCCCCTGCCCTACGGAGTCAGCGCCCCAG GTCCGGGCTATGCACCCCTGCGCGAGGAGGCGGTGCGGCTGTTCTTGGCGCTGCAGGCGCTGGAGGGGGCGCGGCGCCCCGGGCCCTTGATGCAGGGTGTGCTCCAAACCTGCCGGGACTTGCCCGCGCTCCGGGATGAACTCTTCCTGCAGCTGGCTAAGCAGACCTCGGGCCCTGCAGGCCCCCCCGGGCTCCCGGCTACCCAAGACCCTGCGACCCTGCGGTACTGGCAACTCCTCACCTGCATGAGCTGCACCTTCCGGCCTGGGGGAGCTGTGCGGGGGCACCTCCTGGGGCACTTGGAGAG GACCGAGCAGGCACTCCCGGACTCGGAATTGGCGGAATATGCGCGCTTCATCCGGAAAGCGCTGAGCCGGACGCGCGGCCGAGAGCTGGTGCCCTCGCTGGCGGAGATTTCCGCGCTGAGCCAACGGCAGGAGCTGCTGTGTACCGTGCACTGTCCGGGGGCTGGTGCCTGTACTGTGGCCATCGACTCCCACACCACGGCGGGGGAG GTGGCTCGAGAGCTGGTGGGGCGGCTGGGCTTGGCCCGCAGCCGCAACGCATTCGCACTGTACGAGCAGCGAGGGACCCAGGAGCGAGCCCTGGCTGGGGGGACCCTCGTGGCCGACGTGCTCACCAG CTTGGCCGCGGAGGAAGCTGGGTTGGAGGACTCGCCCGACTCCGGGTGGAGACTATGTCTGCGTCTTCACGGACCTCTGCACCCTGAGGGGCTGTCCCCAGACGGTCACGAACTGCCTTTCCTCTTTGAGCAG GCTCACGCTCTGCTGCTGCGGGGCCGGCCGCCCCCACCCGACGACACGCTGCGCGCCCTGGCGGCGCTGCGCCTGCAGAGCCTGCACCGGGACTTCTCCCCGCGGGTGCCCCTGCCCCGCCTGGACCGCCTGCTCCCGCCCCCGGCCCCGCCGCGCGAAGACCTGCCCCGCCCGACCCCCAGGCCGCCCCCCTCCGCTGCCCTGCTGGCCGGGGCCCTCTGGAGCCCGGGCCTGGCCAAGAGGCGGGCGGAGCGGGCACGGCGCGGCGGGGCCGGCCGCATGGCGGGAAGCATGGCCCGCGAGGGAGGAGGCGGCGCCGGCACGGCAGCTGCAGTGCTGGGCGGCTGGAAGCGGCTGCGGGGCATGGGCCGAGCTGAGGCCATGGCCGCCTACCTGGCCCTGGCGGCGCAGTGTCCGGGGTTCGGCGCTGCTCGGTATGACGTTCTGGAGCTGAGCACG GAGCCTGGTGGGGGTGCTCCACAGAAGCTATGCCTGGGCTTGGGAGCCAAGGCCATGTCTCTCTCCCGGCCGGGGGAGACAGAGCCCATCCACAGTGTCAGCTATGGCCATGTGGCCGCCTGCCAGCTAATGGGCCCCCACACTCTGGCCTTGAGGGTGGGAGAGAGCCAGCTCCTCCTGCAGAGCCCCCAG GTGGAAGAGATCATGCAGCTGGTGAATGCCTACTTGGCCAACCCCTCCCCCGAGAGGCCCTGCAGCAGCTCTTCTCGTCCATGCCAAGACCTGCCAGACACCTCCCCTCCCAGCCAGCACCCGGGCCTGGACGAGCCCCAGGGACAGTCTGGCTGCTTGGGGCAGCTGCAGGACTGA